From Acidobacteriota bacterium, a single genomic window includes:
- a CDS encoding NAD(P)H-dependent oxidoreductase, giving the protein MSYQPKILAFAGALRRDSTNKKAVLTAVEGARRAGAEVTYIDFREFPVPLYDGDLETAEGLPENVIRLQELMLAHDGFLISSPEYNSGISGTLKTYIDWTSRPHGELKAGACYGGKAVALMSASPGALGGIRALPSVRSILGTMGVHVLPEDFCVGRSHEAFDENGRAKDDFVRGKLEGLGRDLTEFLIKLHG; this is encoded by the coding sequence ATGAGTTATCAACCGAAAATACTGGCGTTTGCCGGAGCGCTTCGAAGGGATTCGACGAACAAAAAGGCAGTCCTGACCGCCGTCGAAGGCGCGCGCAGGGCCGGGGCGGAAGTGACCTATATCGATTTCCGCGAGTTTCCGGTGCCGCTTTACGATGGCGACCTCGAAACGGCGGAGGGTCTGCCCGAGAACGTGATCCGGCTCCAGGAACTGATGCTCGCGCACGACGGATTTCTGATCTCGTCGCCGGAATACAACAGCGGCATCTCGGGAACGCTGAAGACCTACATTGACTGGACATCCCGACCGCACGGCGAACTGAAGGCAGGCGCCTGCTACGGCGGCAAAGCGGTCGCGCTGATGTCGGCGTCGCCGGGAGCGCTCGGCGGCATCCGCGCCTTGCCGAGCGTCCGTTCGATCCTCGGGACGATGGGCGTCCACGTTCTTCCGGAAGATTTCTGCGTCGGCAGATCGCACGAGGCGTTCGATGAGAATGGCCGGGCAAAAGACGATTTCGTCCGCGGCAAACTGGAAGGCCTCGGGCGAGATCTGACCGAGTTCCTGATCAAGCTTCACGGCTAA
- a CDS encoding acyloxyacyl hydrolase — protein MRRIQFLFFILALLAGTVLSQERSERGKNEFTVWGGVSPDSTNGFLFAGKTPDVRFAVIGFRYSRRFNNSRYLNLKYTADVFPVAFLSYPDSEADLSAPAKKRDTRPLRTAIGIQPFGIQLNLRPRKAIRPFARASAGFMYVNKRTPNYVGTRFEFTASFGGGIEIGLKKGRAISVGYSYFHISNGYRGDENPGFDNNLFWIGYTFRSM, from the coding sequence ATGAGACGCATCCAGTTTTTGTTTTTCATACTCGCGTTGCTTGCAGGCACGGTGCTTTCTCAGGAACGAAGTGAAAGGGGAAAGAACGAGTTCACTGTCTGGGGCGGTGTTTCGCCCGATTCGACCAACGGATTCCTGTTTGCGGGAAAAACTCCCGATGTGCGCTTCGCCGTAATCGGATTCAGGTACTCGCGCCGGTTCAACAACAGCCGGTACCTGAATCTCAAATACACCGCCGATGTCTTTCCGGTCGCGTTTCTCAGCTATCCGGACAGTGAGGCCGACCTGAGCGCGCCTGCAAAGAAGCGCGATACGCGGCCGCTTCGCACCGCCATTGGCATCCAGCCGTTCGGCATACAGCTGAACTTGAGACCGCGGAAAGCGATCCGCCCATTCGCCAGAGCAAGCGCCGGCTTTATGTATGTCAACAAACGAACGCCGAACTATGTCGGAACGCGCTTTGAGTTTACGGCGAGTTTCGGCGGCGGTATCGAGATCGGCCTCAAGAAGGGGAGGGCGATCTCGGTCGGATATTCGTACTTTCATATTTCAAATGGCTACCGCGGTGATGAGAATCCGGGTTTTGACAATAACCTGTTTTGGATCGGCTACACGTTTCGTTCAATGTAG
- a CDS encoding gamma carbonic anhydrase family protein translates to MIRSFKKLNPKIDASAFIAENAVIIGDVEIGANASIWYNCVLRGDVNFIRIGDGTNIQDGTVIHVSRGPKFPTIIESDVTVGHAATIHGCHIESGCLIGIGAIVLDGARIGRNSLIAAGSLVTPNTVIPERSFVVGSPARVKRQVSEEELEKMSENCVNYQKLCTVYREIS, encoded by the coding sequence ATGATCAGATCGTTTAAGAAGTTGAATCCGAAGATCGACGCGTCGGCATTTATCGCCGAAAACGCGGTGATCATCGGCGATGTCGAGATCGGCGCGAACGCGAGCATCTGGTATAACTGCGTCCTGCGCGGCGACGTCAACTTCATACGGATCGGCGACGGTACGAATATACAGGACGGGACGGTCATTCACGTTTCGCGGGGCCCGAAGTTTCCGACGATCATCGAAAGTGATGTCACGGTCGGGCACGCAGCGACCATCCACGGTTGCCATATCGAATCCGGTTGCCTGATCGGTATCGGCGCGATCGTACTTGACGGCGCGCGCATCGGCCGCAACTCGCTGATCGCCGCGGGAAGTCTGGTGACCCCAAATACGGTAATTCCCGAGCGTTCATTCGTCGTCGGGAGTCCGGCGCGCGTAAAGCGGCAGGTTTCTGAAGAAGAGTTGGAGAAGATGTCCGAAAATTGCGTCAATTATCAGAAACTATGCACAGTCTACCGGGAAATCTCTTAA
- a CDS encoding tRNA-dihydrouridine synthase, with protein MAGVTDYTFRRLIKRRGGVGLVVSEFISVEGLTRHNPKSKRQMRFDEEERPYAVQIFGGQPERMRLGAEMAEEVGADILDVNCGCPAPKVVKHGGGSGLLRDLSRLEIILKEIKRSITIPLTLKMRVGYSDSTINAVEVAKMAVDCGVEHIQVHGRTKEQGYKGLADWELIRAVKDAVSVPVSGNGDITTIDYGMKKWDESGVDGVLIGRGAMQNPWIFRQFADVIAGREPYQPDLAEKKLVLLEFFEMLREEMPEIVALGKMKQLAGQFTKGLVGGAQFRQTLYHSHSSEEILDNITTYFETLQARQTFGDGVTEADRDLEILSCETFAGDSSQSAANV; from the coding sequence ATGGCGGGAGTAACCGACTACACGTTCCGGCGGCTGATCAAGCGGCGCGGCGGCGTCGGGCTCGTCGTCTCGGAATTCATCTCGGTCGAAGGCTTGACGCGACACAATCCGAAGTCAAAACGGCAGATGCGGTTTGACGAAGAGGAGCGCCCGTACGCGGTTCAGATCTTCGGCGGCCAGCCGGAACGGATGCGGCTCGGCGCGGAGATGGCCGAAGAGGTCGGCGCCGACATTCTCGACGTCAATTGCGGTTGCCCCGCGCCGAAGGTCGTCAAACACGGCGGCGGTTCAGGTTTGCTTCGCGATCTGTCGCGCCTCGAAATCATTCTGAAAGAAATAAAACGATCGATCACGATCCCGCTGACGCTGAAGATGCGCGTCGGATACTCGGATTCGACGATCAACGCCGTCGAGGTCGCGAAAATGGCGGTCGATTGCGGTGTCGAGCATATTCAGGTGCACGGACGCACGAAGGAGCAAGGCTACAAAGGACTCGCCGACTGGGAACTGATCCGCGCGGTAAAAGATGCCGTGTCGGTTCCCGTCTCCGGCAATGGCGACATCACGACGATCGATTACGGAATGAAGAAATGGGACGAATCGGGCGTCGACGGTGTCCTGATCGGTCGCGGCGCGATGCAGAATCCCTGGATCTTTCGCCAGTTTGCGGATGTCATCGCCGGCCGCGAACCGTATCAGCCGGACCTCGCTGAAAAGAAGTTGGTGCTGCTCGAATTTTTCGAAATGCTGCGCGAGGAAATGCCCGAGATCGTGGCACTCGGCAAAATGAAGCAGTTGGCGGGACAGTTTACGAAAGGACTCGTCGGCGGCGCGCAGTTTCGGCAGACGCTCTATCATTCGCATTCGTCCGAGGAGATCCTCGACAACATCACGACCTATTTCGAAACGCTCCAGGCGCGTCAAACCTTCGGCGACGGCGTTACCGAAGCCGATCGCGATCTCGAGATACTTTCGTGCGAAACATTTGCCGGCGATTCGAGTCAGAGCGCGGCGAACGTTTAG
- a CDS encoding sigma-70 family RNA polymerase sigma factor, whose amino-acid sequence MAFDRFEKTNTGVREPVSVKTLSDHQLIEVVKNGDESAFGEIVERYRNPLTNYLFRMLGDYEEAVDLAQESFVRVYFALDRYHTDYAFSTYIYRIATNLAISEIRRRRRRKLMSLATFFQNDEEDGGELHPVDQRALPDGNLLDAERKRAIEKAITALPDKYRAPIVLREVQELSYEDVAAVLGLGLGTTKSRISRARALLREKLKNYLD is encoded by the coding sequence ATGGCGTTCGACAGATTCGAAAAAACAAACACGGGGGTCCGCGAACCCGTGTCTGTTAAAACTCTGTCCGACCATCAACTGATCGAAGTTGTAAAGAACGGTGACGAATCGGCGTTTGGAGAGATCGTCGAACGGTATCGCAACCCATTGACAAATTATCTGTTCCGAATGCTCGGCGACTATGAAGAAGCGGTCGATCTGGCGCAGGAATCGTTCGTTCGCGTCTATTTCGCGCTCGACCGTTACCATACCGATTACGCGTTTTCGACCTATATCTACCGCATCGCGACGAATCTCGCGATCTCGGAGATCCGGCGCAGACGACGGCGCAAGCTGATGTCGCTGGCGACGTTTTTTCAGAACGACGAAGAGGACGGCGGGGAACTCCACCCGGTGGATCAGCGGGCGCTACCGGACGGGAACTTGCTTGACGCCGAGCGAAAACGCGCGATCGAGAAAGCGATCACGGCACTGCCGGACAAATACCGTGCGCCGATCGTCTTGCGCGAGGTTCAGGAGTTGAGTTACGAGGATGTCGCGGCCGTCCTGGGTCTTGGTCTCGGAACGACGAAATCGCGGATCAGCCGCGCCCGTGCTTTGTTGCGCGAAAAGCTGAAGAATTATCTGGACTGA